In Arachis hypogaea cultivar Tifrunner chromosome 17, arahy.Tifrunner.gnm2.J5K5, whole genome shotgun sequence, a single window of DNA contains:
- the LOC112764894 gene encoding WAT1-related protein At4g08300 yields MEEQNGGGKWSEGFHRLKPYLAIISLQFGYSGMYIITMVSFKHGMSHWILSVYRHVVAAVIITPFALVLEKKIRPKMTLPIFLRIVALGLLEPVLDQNLYNMGMKTTSTTFASATVNVLPAITFIMALIFRLESVNFKKFQSVAKVIGTAITVSGAMVMTLYKGPAFQLIKGGGAFAHHGSADAEPTDQHWALGTLELIASLVSWAGFFILQSFTLKKYPAELSLTAWICVMGIIEGSIASFIFERDLSVWVIGWDSRLLACVYSGVVCSGMAYYVQGVVSRERGPVFLTSFSPLCMIITAALGSLVLAEKVHMGSVFGAILIVCGLYTFVWAKSKDHNTSEIGKGKDQGLPIKDGIRSSEPDVFDGIEINGHDPTMFKKGAGNKSSSGVPPHAPAL; encoded by the exons atggaggagcaaaaTGGTGGTGGAAAATGGAGTGAGGGGTTTCATAGATTGAAGCCATACCTAGCAATAATATCCCTGCAATTTGGTTATTCAGGGATGTATATAATAACCATGGTTTCTTTCAAGCATGGCATGAGTCATTGGATTCTCTCTGTTTATCGCCATGTTGTTGCTGCTGTCATCATAACCCCTTTTGCTCTTGTTCTCGAAAA AAAAATAAGGCCAAAGATGACCCTTCCAATCTTCCTCAGAATAGTGGCGCTTGGTTTACTTGA GCCAGTGCTAGATCAGAATTTGTATAACATGGGGATGAAGACGACCTCAACAACGTTTGCATCCGCCACAGTTAATGTCCTCCCAGCCATTACTTTTATAATGGCACTCATTTTCAG GTTAGAGTCAGTGAACTTCAAAAAATTCCAGAGCGTAGCCAAGGTGATTGGAACGGCAATAACGGTATCCGGAGCCATGGTTATGACTTTGTACAAAGGCCCAGCCTTTCAGCTCATAAAGGGAGGAGGAGCCTTCGCCCACCACGGCAGCGCCGACGCCGAGCCCACCGATCAGCACTGGGCCTTGGGAACACTTGAGCTCATTGCCAGCTTAGTTAGTTGGGCCGGCTTCTTTATTTTACAA TCATTCACTTTGAAGAAGTACCCAGCTGAATTATCCCTTACAGCTTGGATTTGCGTGATGGGTATTATTGAAGgttcaattgcatcttttatattTGAGAGAGACTTAAGCGTTTGGGTCATAGGCTGGGATTCAAGGCTCCTTGCTTGTGTTTATTCT GGGGTGGTATGTTCTGGAATGGCATACTATGTACAAGGTGTTGTGAGCAGGGAGCGTGGACCAGTTTTCTTGACTTCTTTCAGCCCTCTATGTATGATCATCACTGCTGCATTAGGTTCCCTTGTCTTAGCTGAAAAAGTTCATATGGGAAG TGTGTTTGGAGCGATTTTAATAGTATGCGGGCTGTACACGTTTGTGTGGGCGAAAAGCAAAGACCATAACACAAGCGAGATAGGAAAAGGTAAAGATCAAGGGTTGCCAATCAAGGATGGTATAAGATCATCAGAACCGGACGTTTTCGACGGCATCGAGATCAACGGCCATGATCCAACGATGTTCAAGAAAGGTGCAGGGAATAAGAGTAGTAGTGGTGTTCCACCTCATGCACCAGCATTATGA